In Halogeometricum sp. S1BR25-6, a single genomic region encodes these proteins:
- a CDS encoding ferredoxin--NADP reductase has product MPVDPAIESRAAEAEIEDHDATVTDVAVMDRDREEEIEAAVDTHREAIRQRLDIEDTLGPLGESGDAWDRVTAELSAQGEEELGGKLEALKKRLERPYPSLVRIRFEVGEAADDPDDTTFDYVPGQYARISYGDEEPRVYSIASSPNRDYVELCIRRVPGGELTPHLCTETKEGDSLFVRGPYGDELMLEKPSERDLVFIATGTGVAPFKSMINYVFEEEMDQYDGDDRDVWLFLGSSWEDHLPYHEEFRQLDDERENFHYVPTLSRENYLTEWEGETDYVQYCLLRYLDREATDLDALPEEFADYAEKEPTVDVDGGARVDPAKMEVYVCGIGAMCDPIENVVASLGVGEEFLDVESYG; this is encoded by the coding sequence ATGCCGGTTGACCCTGCCATCGAATCGCGCGCGGCCGAGGCGGAGATAGAGGACCACGACGCCACCGTCACCGACGTCGCCGTGATGGACCGGGACCGCGAGGAGGAGATCGAGGCGGCGGTCGACACCCACCGCGAAGCGATACGCCAACGGCTCGACATCGAGGATACCCTCGGACCCTTAGGCGAGAGCGGGGACGCCTGGGACCGGGTGACCGCGGAACTGTCGGCGCAGGGCGAAGAGGAACTCGGGGGGAAACTGGAGGCGCTGAAAAAGCGGCTCGAACGGCCCTACCCCTCGCTCGTCCGCATCCGCTTCGAGGTGGGCGAGGCGGCGGACGACCCCGACGACACCACGTTCGACTACGTCCCCGGTCAGTACGCCAGAATCAGCTACGGCGACGAGGAACCGCGCGTCTACTCCATCGCCAGTTCGCCCAACCGCGACTACGTCGAACTCTGCATCCGGCGGGTGCCGGGCGGCGAACTCACGCCGCACCTGTGCACGGAGACGAAGGAGGGCGACTCGCTGTTCGTCCGCGGACCGTACGGCGACGAACTCATGCTGGAGAAGCCCTCCGAACGTGACCTCGTCTTCATCGCCACCGGGACGGGCGTCGCCCCGTTCAAGAGCATGATCAACTACGTCTTCGAGGAGGAGATGGACCAGTACGACGGCGACGACCGGGACGTGTGGCTGTTCCTCGGGTCGTCGTGGGAGGACCATCTGCCCTATCACGAGGAGTTCCGCCAGTTGGACGACGAACGGGAGAACTTCCACTACGTGCCGACGCTCTCCCGCGAGAACTACCTCACCGAGTGGGAGGGAGAGACCGACTACGTCCAGTACTGCCTCCTCCGGTATCTCGACCGCGAGGCGACCGACCTCGACGCCCTCCCCGAGGAGTTCGCCGACTACGCCGAGAAGGAACCGACCGTGGACGTGGACGGCGGCGCCCGCGTCGACCCCGCGAAGATGGAGGTGTACGTCTGCGGCATCGGCGCGATGTGCGACCCCATCGAGAACGTCGTCGCCTCCCTCGGCGTCGGCGAGGAGTTCCTCGACGTGGAGAGCTACGGATAG
- a CDS encoding arsenite methyltransferase — translation MSDSEDGGSADAPTDSLDPAAQRRAVRERYARIATAGSASDSTSDSTADSTDDDGGCCDADAIDSSPDDSTALGYTDDDVAAVADGADLGLGCGNPNAIAALEPGETVLDLGSGAGFDCFLAAREVGESGRVVGVDMTPEMVEKARANVRKNDATNVEFRLGEIENLPVADGSVDVVISNCVINLSPDKPRVFREAYRALRPGGRLAVSDVVLTASLPDDVRHDPDSVAACVAGASTVEEVEEMLTEAGFEDVDISPKEESAEFIGEWDDSLPLEEYVVSATIEARKPA, via the coding sequence ATGAGCGACTCCGAGGACGGCGGGTCGGCGGACGCGCCGACGGATTCTCTCGACCCCGCCGCCCAGCGACGCGCCGTTCGGGAACGCTACGCCCGCATCGCCACCGCCGGGTCCGCGTCCGACTCGACTTCGGATTCGACCGCGGACTCGACCGACGACGACGGTGGCTGCTGCGACGCCGACGCGATCGATTCGTCGCCCGACGACTCGACGGCCCTCGGCTACACCGACGACGACGTGGCCGCCGTCGCCGACGGCGCGGACCTCGGACTCGGGTGCGGCAACCCGAACGCCATCGCCGCCCTCGAACCCGGCGAGACGGTGCTTGACCTCGGGTCCGGCGCCGGGTTCGACTGCTTTCTCGCCGCCCGCGAGGTGGGCGAATCCGGGCGCGTCGTCGGCGTCGACATGACGCCCGAGATGGTCGAGAAAGCCCGCGCGAACGTCCGGAAGAACGACGCGACGAACGTCGAGTTCCGCCTCGGCGAGATAGAGAACCTCCCCGTGGCCGACGGGTCCGTCGACGTGGTCATCTCGAACTGCGTTATCAACCTCTCGCCGGACAAGCCGCGGGTGTTCCGCGAGGCGTACCGGGCGCTCCGCCCCGGCGGGCGACTCGCCGTCTCCGACGTGGTGCTGACCGCGTCGCTTCCCGACGACGTCCGCCACGACCCCGACTCCGTGGCCGCCTGCGTCGCCGGCGCGTCGACCGTCGAGGAGGTGGAGGAGATGCTGACCGAGGCGGGATTCGAGGACGTAGATATATCCCCGAAAGAGGAGAGCGCCGAGTTCATCGGCGAGTGGGACGACTCGCTCCCCCTGGAGGAGTACGTCGTCTCCGCGACCATCGAGGCGAGAAAGCCCGCGTAG
- a CDS encoding class I SAM-dependent methyltransferase, translating to MVDKDAVRRSYDELADAYAAQRGEDGRDVAILSAFLETLPESPRVLDAGCGRGTPVLSRASAEGDAVGLDFSRAQLRAATENAPEASHVRGDMAALPFADDAFDAVVAYWSLIHLPAAEHPTVLDEFARVLRPGGRVLLSEGTTAWDGENPDWLDTGVSMEWSIAGAATTREHLRGAGFAVVDEWGTRSPLAADRAEEAEDRTPWTFFAARLES from the coding sequence ATGGTCGACAAGGACGCGGTCCGCCGGTCGTACGACGAGCTGGCCGACGCCTACGCCGCACAGCGGGGCGAAGACGGCCGGGACGTCGCTATCCTCTCGGCGTTCCTCGAGACGCTTCCCGAATCGCCGCGCGTCCTCGACGCCGGGTGCGGGCGGGGGACGCCGGTGCTCTCGCGGGCGAGCGCCGAGGGGGACGCCGTCGGCCTCGACTTCTCGCGGGCGCAACTCCGCGCGGCGACCGAGAACGCCCCCGAGGCGTCTCACGTCCGCGGGGACATGGCGGCGCTGCCGTTCGCCGACGACGCGTTCGACGCCGTCGTCGCCTACTGGTCGCTCATCCACCTCCCGGCGGCCGAACACCCGACGGTCCTCGACGAGTTCGCGCGGGTCCTGCGACCCGGCGGTCGGGTGCTCCTCTCGGAGGGGACGACGGCGTGGGACGGCGAGAACCCGGATTGGCTCGACACGGGCGTCTCCATGGAGTGGAGTATCGCCGGCGCGGCGACGACGCGCGAACACCTTCGAGGGGCGGGGTTCGCCGTCGTCGACGAGTGGGGCACCCGGTCACCGCTGGCGGCGGACCGCGCGGAGGAGGCCGAGGACCGGACGCCGTGGACGTTCTTCGCCGCGCGACTCGAATCCTAG
- a CDS encoding DNA polymerase sliding clamp translates to MFKAIVSASTLRDALDSVSVLVDECKIRLNEDDLSIRAVDPANVGMVDLTLDAASFESYEADGGVIGVNLSKLEDFVGMANSDQLVELELDEETRKLQIRIDGLTSTLALIDPDSIRQEPDIPDLDLAAEIVLEGAQLDRGIKAADMVSDHVRLRVDDEEEAFHIQAQGDTDDVDFQLDAEDLIDLTSGTADSLFSLDYLKDMNKAIPKDAEVTMELGEEFPVKLHYRIAEGQGNVTYMLAPRIQSD, encoded by the coding sequence ATGTTCAAGGCCATCGTGAGCGCCTCCACGCTCCGGGACGCGCTGGATTCGGTGAGCGTGCTCGTCGACGAGTGTAAGATCCGACTGAACGAGGACGACCTCTCGATTCGGGCGGTCGACCCCGCGAACGTCGGCATGGTCGACCTGACGCTTGACGCCGCCTCGTTCGAGTCCTACGAGGCCGACGGCGGCGTCATCGGCGTCAACCTCTCGAAACTCGAAGACTTCGTCGGCATGGCGAACTCCGACCAGTTGGTCGAACTCGAACTCGACGAGGAGACGCGGAAACTGCAGATTCGCATCGACGGACTCACCTCGACGCTGGCGCTCATCGACCCCGACTCCATCCGGCAGGAACCCGACATCCCGGACCTCGACCTCGCCGCCGAAATCGTCCTCGAAGGCGCGCAACTCGACCGCGGTATCAAGGCCGCCGACATGGTCTCCGACCACGTCCGCCTCCGCGTCGACGACGAGGAGGAGGCGTTCCACATCCAGGCGCAGGGCGACACCGACGACGTGGACTTCCAACTCGACGCCGAGGACCTCATCGACCTCACCTCGGGGACGGCCGACTCGCTGTTCTCCCTGGACTACCTGAAGGACATGAACAAGGCCATCCCGAAGGACGCCGAGGTCACCATGGAACTGGGCGAGGAGTTCCCCGTGAAGCTCCACTACCGCATCGCCGAGGGGCAGGGCAACGTCACCTACATGCTCGCGCCGCGCATCCAGAGCGACTGA
- a CDS encoding 23S rRNA (uridine(2552)-2'-O)-methyltransferase has translation MARKDHYYNKAKQEGYRTRSAYKLQQLDEETGLFGPGNTVVDLGAAPGGWLQVAAEAVGDRGTVVGVDFQRIRDLDADNVETIKGDMTEEGTKERLRERIGAEGADVVISDMAPNMTGEYSLDHARSIHLARQAFEVALDLLPAGGDFAVKVFDGQDLADFRADMEEEFQYVRSVRPDASRDESSEQYLVGKHRITAPVAEGDELDVVIHDVGSEGDGIAKVDGYTLFVPGTETGQEVRVRVTDRKPNFGFAEVVDG, from the coding sequence ATGGCCCGAAAGGACCACTACTACAACAAAGCGAAACAGGAGGGCTACCGCACCCGTTCGGCGTACAAACTGCAGCAGTTGGACGAGGAGACGGGGCTGTTCGGCCCCGGCAACACCGTCGTGGACCTCGGGGCCGCCCCCGGCGGGTGGCTCCAAGTCGCCGCCGAGGCCGTCGGCGACCGCGGGACCGTCGTCGGCGTCGACTTCCAGCGCATCCGCGACCTCGACGCCGACAACGTCGAGACTATCAAGGGCGACATGACCGAGGAGGGGACGAAGGAGCGACTCCGCGAGCGAATCGGCGCGGAGGGCGCGGACGTCGTCATCTCGGACATGGCGCCGAACATGACCGGCGAGTACTCGCTGGACCACGCTCGCTCCATCCACCTCGCCCGGCAAGCGTTCGAGGTGGCGCTGGACCTCCTCCCCGCCGGCGGCGACTTCGCTGTGAAGGTGTTCGACGGGCAGGACCTCGCGGACTTTCGCGCCGACATGGAGGAGGAGTTCCAGTACGTCCGGTCGGTCCGGCCGGACGCCTCCCGAGACGAGTCCTCCGAGCAGTACTTGGTGGGCAAACACCGCATCACCGCGCCCGTCGCGGAAGGGGACGAGTTGGACGTCGTCATCCACGACGTGGGCAGCGAGGGCGACGGCATCGCCAAGGTCGACGGCTACACACTGTTCGTCCCCGGCACCGAGACGGGTCAGGAGGTCCGGGTGCGCGTCACCGACCGCAAGCCAAACTTCGGGTTCGCCGAGGTCGTCGACGGTTGA
- the tatC gene encoding twin-arginine translocase subunit TatC has product MSSALDGDTRRALDEGRETAGAMLRAAQKDLQKVFIVFLVGFLGTFYALRLYVWGFLKAITRQNMQQTISEEVQIIAQTPFDVVLLQAKIGLVTGLIVAAPVFIYFSRDALRERGYWPESPVPRWKLALVVGGMVALFALGVAYGYLFFFPITFAFLAQSTVNIGFAPTYSIVKWAQFMFLLTVSFGLASQLPLVMTLLSYTEIVPYETFRDQWRYAVVAIFLAGALFTPPEPFTQILWAIPVLTLYGFSLYLSKVLVTARRGSERIDVRAGVSKRWNVVAGVGVLGGAAVYLFYTVGGPAAVDSALRLAGSDYQVPALEGTFGLPAQSVLLLLSVLGGLVFLGLGVCYAVYKDLEESVGPLERGVGDPGSIDVSELDTAGVRAAPPEAFADLSEEEAMAIAGDALDEGDNERAQAVLDRFDEAEAAREADGQSGDGTETGDGDEPGELEDRATRAGGTLFEGLTDGETDEDDIGGYYKDISFIVESLTSKTFWIVGVFMTTMALAFTALYVGGLRVVYEQFLSRLPAQVTPDEVLNVVALHPMEALLFMVKFSVLVGAVVTLPLVAFFAWPALRERNIVRRRRRTVFLWTGSLVGGLLGGFVFGYFYVAPAVISWLVNDAVQSNMIISYRITDFFWLIFFTTGGIGLLADIPILLLLLNGSGVTYQSLRGRWREVTVGVLAFAAVFTPAGILTMFLVTIPLMAAYGIGLGLLFVVTLGGRRNLAPARAT; this is encoded by the coding sequence ATGTCTAGCGCGCTGGACGGCGATACTCGCCGCGCACTCGACGAGGGTCGAGAGACCGCGGGGGCGATGCTCCGCGCGGCGCAGAAGGACCTCCAGAAGGTCTTTATCGTCTTTCTCGTCGGATTCCTCGGCACGTTCTACGCGCTTCGGCTGTACGTCTGGGGCTTTCTGAAGGCCATCACGCGTCAGAACATGCAGCAGACCATCAGCGAGGAGGTGCAGATCATCGCTCAGACGCCGTTCGACGTGGTCCTCCTCCAGGCGAAGATCGGACTGGTGACCGGTCTCATCGTCGCCGCGCCCGTGTTCATCTACTTCTCGCGCGACGCGCTCAGAGAGCGCGGCTACTGGCCGGAATCGCCCGTTCCGCGGTGGAAACTCGCGCTCGTCGTCGGCGGGATGGTCGCGCTGTTCGCCCTCGGCGTCGCTTACGGCTATCTCTTCTTCTTCCCCATCACCTTCGCGTTCCTCGCGCAGAGCACCGTGAACATCGGCTTCGCGCCCACCTACTCCATCGTCAAGTGGGCGCAGTTCATGTTCCTGCTCACCGTCTCGTTCGGGCTGGCGAGCCAACTGCCGCTGGTGATGACGCTGCTGTCGTACACCGAAATCGTCCCCTACGAGACGTTCCGCGACCAGTGGCGCTACGCCGTCGTCGCCATCTTCCTCGCCGGCGCGCTGTTCACGCCGCCGGAGCCGTTCACCCAGATTCTGTGGGCGATTCCGGTGCTGACGCTGTACGGGTTCAGCCTGTATCTCTCGAAGGTGCTCGTCACGGCGCGGCGCGGGAGCGAGCGAATCGACGTACGCGCCGGCGTCTCGAAGCGCTGGAACGTCGTCGCCGGCGTGGGCGTCCTCGGCGGCGCGGCCGTCTACCTGTTCTACACCGTCGGCGGTCCCGCGGCCGTCGACAGCGCACTCCGCCTCGCCGGGAGCGACTACCAGGTTCCCGCGCTCGAGGGGACGTTCGGTCTCCCGGCCCAGAGCGTCCTCCTCCTCCTGTCGGTTCTCGGCGGCCTCGTCTTCCTCGGTCTCGGCGTCTGCTACGCCGTCTACAAGGATTTAGAGGAGTCTGTCGGGCCGCTCGAACGCGGCGTCGGCGACCCGGGCAGCATCGACGTCTCCGAACTGGACACGGCGGGCGTCCGCGCGGCGCCCCCCGAGGCGTTCGCCGACCTGAGCGAGGAGGAGGCGATGGCGATAGCGGGCGACGCCCTCGACGAGGGTGACAACGAACGGGCGCAGGCCGTCCTCGACCGGTTCGACGAGGCCGAGGCGGCGCGCGAGGCCGACGGGCAGAGCGGAGACGGGACCGAAACCGGAGACGGAGACGAACCCGGCGAACTCGAAGACCGGGCGACGCGCGCCGGCGGGACGCTGTTCGAGGGACTCACCGACGGCGAAACCGACGAGGACGACATCGGCGGCTACTACAAGGACATCTCGTTCATCGTCGAGTCGCTCACCTCGAAGACGTTCTGGATCGTCGGCGTGTTCATGACGACGATGGCGCTGGCGTTCACGGCGCTGTACGTCGGCGGTCTGCGGGTCGTCTACGAGCAGTTCCTCAGCCGACTCCCCGCGCAGGTGACGCCAGACGAGGTGCTGAACGTCGTCGCCCTCCACCCGATGGAGGCGCTGTTGTTCATGGTGAAGTTCTCGGTGCTCGTCGGCGCCGTCGTCACGCTCCCCCTCGTGGCGTTCTTCGCGTGGCCCGCCCTGCGCGAGCGAAACATCGTCCGCCGTCGCCGCCGCACGGTGTTCCTCTGGACGGGGTCGCTCGTCGGCGGTCTGCTCGGCGGGTTCGTCTTCGGCTACTTCTACGTCGCCCCCGCGGTCATCTCGTGGCTGGTCAACGACGCGGTGCAGTCGAACATGATCATCTCCTACCGCATCACCGACTTCTTCTGGCTCATCTTCTTCACGACGGGCGGTATCGGCCTCCTCGCCGACATCCCCATCCTGCTGTTGCTGCTCAACGGGTCGGGCGTCACCTATCAGTCACTCCGCGGTCGCTGGCGCGAGGTGACCGTCGGCGTCCTCGCGTTCGCCGCGGTGTTCACGCCCGCCGGCATCCTGACGATGTTCCTCGTCACGATTCCGCTGATGGCCGCCTACGGTATCGGACTCGGCCTCCTGTTCGTCGTCACCCTCGGCGGCCGGCGCAACCTCGCGCCCGCCCGGGCGACCTGA
- a CDS encoding queuosine precursor transporter yields MSERGLETGQVVLLALFVTALTTAQLTASKLLAVPVPEALGTLPIVGAMVLMPGAAVAYALTFFASDCYSELYGRRSTQVMVNVGFAMNFVLLALVWVTILLPAADPEFAGQFRTVLASGTNVVAGSLLAYLVSQNWDVVVFHRIRAATGRDHLWLRNIASTSTSQAIDTVIFVLVAFSVAPRVLGIGDALPWSALLSLMVGQYLLKLLIAVVDTPFVYGVVAALGGGRPDERDPWALE; encoded by the coding sequence ATGAGTGAGCGGGGACTCGAAACCGGGCAGGTGGTCCTCCTCGCCCTGTTCGTCACCGCGCTGACGACGGCGCAACTCACGGCGTCGAAACTGCTCGCCGTGCCCGTTCCCGAGGCTCTCGGAACGCTCCCCATCGTCGGCGCGATGGTGCTCATGCCGGGCGCGGCGGTGGCGTACGCGCTCACCTTCTTCGCCTCGGACTGCTACTCTGAACTGTACGGCCGCCGGTCGACGCAGGTGATGGTCAACGTCGGCTTCGCGATGAACTTCGTTCTCCTCGCGTTGGTGTGGGTCACCATCCTCCTGCCGGCCGCCGACCCGGAGTTCGCCGGGCAGTTCCGCACCGTCCTCGCCTCCGGGACGAACGTCGTCGCCGGGAGCCTCCTCGCCTACCTCGTGAGCCAGAACTGGGACGTGGTCGTCTTCCACCGCATCCGCGCGGCGACCGGACGGGACCACCTGTGGCTCCGCAACATCGCCTCGACGTCGACCAGTCAGGCCATCGATACGGTCATCTTCGTCCTCGTCGCCTTCTCCGTCGCGCCGCGGGTGCTCGGCATCGGCGACGCCCTCCCGTGGAGCGCCCTCCTCTCGCTCATGGTCGGGCAGTACCTCCTGAAACTGCTCATCGCCGTCGTCGACACGCCGTTCGTCTACGGCGTCGTCGCCGCCCTCGGCGGCGGCCGTCCCGACGAACGGGACCCGTGGGCGCTGGAGTGA
- a CDS encoding carbohydrate ABC transporter permease: MSEGILQRGVRNAIEHPDVVYRLLFGVLVAFVLLLFGFPLYWLLVLAVTPPAAVNGLGIAPETLTASNLVAVAAFTPFLRHLLNGLLVAALSTALVLVVGSLAGYAFGRLSFPGRRPLLLLFLALAYVPPAAFLVPLFRLFTGLSVPLGPVTVATPTLYNTPAAVVLPTSMLTMPLAVYVLMVFYAQIPEELEAAARVEGATRLGALRRVVLPLARPGIATAGVLTFVQVYNEFFFSYLMTDGDPDHWAPLAPFVYGLRYSEATLGAAAAVLGLLPIVVILLVANDYLVDGLAATVPAER; encoded by the coding sequence GTGAGTGAGGGCATCCTCCAGCGCGGCGTCCGAAACGCCATCGAACACCCTGACGTAGTGTATCGGCTGCTGTTCGGCGTCCTGGTCGCGTTCGTCCTCCTCCTGTTCGGGTTCCCCCTCTACTGGTTGCTCGTGCTGGCCGTGACCCCGCCGGCGGCCGTCAACGGCCTCGGTATCGCGCCGGAGACGCTGACGGCGTCGAACCTCGTCGCCGTCGCCGCGTTCACCCCCTTCCTCAGACACCTCCTCAACGGCCTGCTCGTCGCCGCACTCAGCACTGCGCTCGTCCTCGTCGTCGGGTCGTTGGCGGGGTACGCGTTCGGACGCCTGTCGTTCCCCGGCCGCCGACCCCTCCTGCTCCTGTTTCTGGCTCTCGCCTACGTCCCGCCGGCGGCGTTCCTCGTTCCCCTGTTCCGTCTGTTCACCGGCCTCTCGGTGCCGCTCGGGCCGGTGACGGTGGCGACGCCCACCCTGTACAACACGCCGGCGGCCGTCGTCCTGCCCACGTCGATGCTGACGATGCCGTTGGCGGTCTACGTGCTGATGGTGTTCTACGCGCAGATACCCGAGGAGTTGGAGGCGGCGGCGCGCGTCGAGGGGGCGACCCGGCTCGGCGCGCTCAGACGCGTCGTGCTCCCCCTCGCTCGCCCCGGAATCGCCACGGCGGGCGTCCTCACGTTCGTCCAGGTGTACAACGAGTTCTTCTTCTCGTACCTCATGACCGACGGCGACCCGGACCACTGGGCGCCGCTCGCGCCGTTCGTCTACGGTCTCCGGTACTCCGAGGCGACGCTCGGCGCGGCCGCCGCCGTCCTCGGACTGCTCCCCATCGTCGTGATTCTCCTCGTCGCCAACGACTACCTCGTCGACGGACTCGCCGCGACGGTCCCGGCGGAGCGCTGA
- a CDS encoding ribbon-helix-helix domain-containing protein has product MSKISVEIPDELLADLDEHVGDDKKFVNRSDAIRASVRKTLDLLDEIDARHDRIDDE; this is encoded by the coding sequence ATGTCCAAGATAAGCGTCGAGATACCCGACGAACTCCTGGCCGACTTAGACGAACACGTAGGCGACGACAAGAAGTTCGTCAACCGCAGCGACGCCATCCGCGCGTCCGTCCGCAAGACGCTCGATCTGCTCGACGAGATAGACGCCCGACACGACCGAATCGACGATGAGTGA
- a CDS encoding low molecular weight phosphatase family protein, translating to MSDADRAAPQEDPVDAVRVAFVCVQNAGRSQMSAAFAERERDRRGLEDRVEILTGGTHPADHVHDVVVRLMDEEGFDLSDRTPGEISTAELETCDFVATMGCSTLELDTSGGVDVRDWALDDPDGADEDDARAIRDEIEERVVALFDEIEARAEGKGA from the coding sequence ATGAGCGACGCCGACCGCGCCGCCCCGCAGGAGGACCCCGTCGACGCCGTCCGCGTCGCCTTCGTCTGCGTGCAGAACGCGGGTCGGAGTCAGATGTCGGCCGCCTTCGCCGAACGCGAACGCGACCGGCGGGGACTCGAAGACCGCGTGGAGATTCTGACCGGCGGGACCCACCCCGCCGACCACGTTCACGACGTCGTCGTCCGACTGATGGACGAGGAGGGGTTCGACCTCTCGGACCGGACTCCCGGAGAGATATCGACCGCGGAGTTGGAGACGTGCGACTTCGTGGCGACGATGGGGTGTTCGACGCTCGAACTCGATACCTCCGGCGGCGTCGACGTACGCGATTGGGCGCTCGACGACCCCGACGGCGCCGACGAGGACGACGCGCGGGCGATACGCGACGAAATCGAAGAGCGGGTCGTCGCCCTGTTCGACGAGATAGAGGCGCGGGCCGAGGGGAAGGGAGCATGA
- the larE gene encoding ATP-dependent sacrificial sulfur transferase LarE, producing the protein MSDADTPDDPAPTLAEKTAAARASLRERDGVLVAFSGGVDSAVVAALARDALGDDAVACTAKSETLPAEELEDARRVAEEIGIRHEVVEFSELDNPDFVENDGDRCYHCRTMRLGRMYDAARERGIETVCDGTNASDPGEGHRPGLRAVEELEVLSPLLAHDLSKEEVRDVADDYGLSVAEKPSMACLSSRIPTGLEVTEERLSRVEKAERAVRQWGFSQFRVRDHDGLARIEIAREELETALDPDFAAAVRERLSELGFDHVTLDLHGYQTGSVSPAAEADGDGETDADAGSNAESAGDEPLVEDVFASEYPTK; encoded by the coding sequence ATGTCAGACGCGGACACGCCCGACGACCCGGCCCCCACGCTCGCGGAGAAGACCGCGGCGGCGCGCGCGTCGCTCCGAGAGCGGGACGGCGTCCTCGTCGCGTTCTCCGGCGGCGTCGACTCCGCCGTCGTCGCCGCCCTCGCCCGCGACGCCCTCGGCGACGACGCCGTCGCCTGCACGGCGAAGTCCGAGACGCTCCCCGCCGAGGAGTTGGAGGACGCCCGCCGCGTGGCCGAGGAGATAGGCATCCGACACGAAGTCGTCGAGTTCTCCGAACTGGACAACCCCGACTTCGTCGAGAACGACGGCGACCGGTGTTACCACTGCCGGACGATGCGCCTCGGCCGGATGTACGACGCCGCTCGGGAGCGGGGAATCGAGACGGTCTGCGACGGCACGAACGCCTCCGACCCCGGCGAGGGCCACCGACCGGGTCTCCGCGCCGTCGAGGAGTTGGAGGTGCTCTCACCCCTTCTCGCGCACGACCTCTCGAAGGAGGAGGTGCGCGACGTCGCCGACGACTACGGTCTCTCGGTCGCGGAGAAACCCTCGATGGCGTGTCTGTCCTCGCGCATCCCCACGGGGCTTGAGGTCACCGAAGAGCGACTGAGCCGCGTCGAGAAGGCCGAACGCGCCGTCCGCCAGTGGGGGTTCTCGCAGTTCCGCGTCCGCGACCACGACGGCCTCGCCCGCATCGAAATCGCCCGTGAGGAGTTGGAGACGGCGCTCGACCCCGACTTCGCCGCCGCCGTCCGGGAGCGCCTGTCGGAACTCGGGTTCGACCACGTCACCCTCGACCTGCACGGCTACCAGACGGGGAGCGTCAGTCCGGCCGCGGAGGCCGACGGCGACGGGGAAACCGACGCCGACGCCGGTTCCAACGCCGAGTCCGCGGGCGACGAACCCCTCGTCGAGGACGTGTTCGCCTCCGAGTACCCGACGAAGTGA
- a CDS encoding SRPBCC domain-containing protein, with amino-acid sequence MKEILTSIEIAATPERVWTVLTDFEAYDEWNPFARIAGKPNVGAHPQVRLTPPDGRAMTFRPEVTVVEPDRELRWLGHLYVPGLFDGEHRFVLEPLDGGARTRFVHAETFGGVLAGPLLRMVGDDTQAGFEAMNGALKRRAEERTEKEQAPRPSTAE; translated from the coding sequence ATGAAGGAGATTCTGACGAGTATCGAGATAGCCGCAACGCCCGAGCGAGTGTGGACCGTACTCACCGACTTCGAGGCCTACGACGAGTGGAACCCGTTCGCGCGAATCGCCGGGAAGCCGAACGTCGGGGCGCACCCGCAGGTTCGGCTGACGCCGCCGGACGGCCGGGCGATGACGTTCCGTCCCGAAGTGACCGTCGTCGAACCGGACCGCGAACTCAGATGGCTCGGCCACCTGTACGTTCCGGGACTGTTCGACGGCGAGCACCGCTTCGTCCTCGAACCCCTCGACGGCGGGGCGCGAACCCGGTTCGTCCACGCCGAGACGTTCGGCGGCGTCCTCGCCGGTCCGCTCCTCCGGATGGTCGGCGACGACACGCAAGCCGGCTTCGAGGCGATGAACGGGGCGCTGAAGCGCCGTGCGGAGGAGAGAACCGAGAAAGAGCAGGCGCCCCGCCCGTCGACGGCGGAGTGA
- a CDS encoding ArsR/SmtB family transcription factor, translated as MVQGAKLEGDAAEENGDCCGTAELGPDGASDRTVERDVETLKALGSDTRYRVVRLLAAADEELCVCEITPRFEVSDSAVSHALSDLAEAGLVARRKQGTWRYYRPTDRAAKLVDALDATRGEER; from the coding sequence ATGGTGCAAGGCGCGAAGCTAGAGGGCGACGCGGCGGAGGAAAACGGAGACTGCTGCGGGACGGCGGAACTCGGCCCGGACGGGGCGAGCGACCGCACGGTCGAGCGCGACGTGGAGACGCTGAAAGCGCTCGGGAGCGACACCCGCTACCGGGTCGTCAGACTCCTCGCCGCGGCCGACGAGGAACTGTGCGTCTGCGAGATAACGCCGCGGTTCGAGGTGAGCGACAGCGCCGTCAGCCACGCGCTGTCGGACCTCGCCGAGGCCGGGTTGGTCGCGCGTCGAAAGCAGGGGACGTGGCGGTACTACCGACCGACCGACCGGGCCGCGAAACTCGTCGATGCGCTCGACGCCACGCGGGGTGAGGAGCGATGA